The genomic segment ataatttataaatacCTTTCTATTTTCTTTCCATCATTAATTagtccttttttttctcttttataaaaAGATACTTCTAAAAGTATACTTCTGGTAGATTGCTTATTGTCAATCAGTCAATATACCACACTaacattaattattattatcagctTCCGTATTTTTATCCAAACTCGTAactaatttatttatgaaataagcTTCGTCACCTAGCAATGTTGTTCAACACTTAATGACTTAATGAGATTTTTTTACTCTTAATTAGCTAGAGATTTTAAATTCGAACCATAAATTTTTTCAATTCCTCTTAAATAAGCCTTATATGATACGAATctgaattaattaattatcaaatttttatCACTGCAATATATATTCAAAGGGACTATAAATGTAGGAAACAAACAATAATGGAGGCAATTTTATAATAAAAGTCAAATATGAGCTGTATAGTATACTAGACAGAAATGGCAAGTTGTAATGTAACATTTAATAAtgtaattttaaacatttaatcaAGTTATAATATAACAATTAATCATGTACTAGGTGTGattatttgatcaaaatttttgagaaatattttttttttacgaaaatgaatttcttaaaaatgagaaaaatgacttTACTAATGTAAGTTAGGAAAACGTGTCTCGTCTTCACTAAGTCCCCATCTCCACGACTCCACATCCTACCCATATATCGCGTAATCGATATTTTTTACTTATGTAtcgaatataaaaaaataaatcaacacgcgatccggattagtcggagCTCTAATGCGAACATCGTACATCGAATgagaaacagaaaaaaaaaaaacacccttTTTTCTATTACCACCAAAGGATGTGGAGCTGTGGATGGGGCTGCTTCTCCCTTAACCAGAGTCTCGAGTTCGAGCCCTGagtatgaaaaaattcttgatagAAAGCGCTACCTTCGAATGAACCCTACTAGACGCGAATTTGAATTAGTCGGGCTCTAATGTAGATAATAAATGAAGCGAATCAAAGCACCAACAAGGGATGTGGGATGGGTcgaattgttttattttaatcaGAGGTCTgatcagattcaatcctctaaaACAGAAAAACTCTTATTAGAATTATTTAACGATTTTCCTTCAGTAGGCCCCACACCCCGCACTGCATAAATTCAAATTAGTCGATCAGTGAATTTCGAGTACGATATGAGTGGGTAAATAGctattcaattctttttttttttttttttcaaaacaataaTGGAGGCAATTTTAAAGTAGAGGTCAAATATAATATAAGCAAGTTGTAATAACATGAATCCTATTAAAGCCAAAGCAGCCGCTAAAAGACAAAttcctttaattattttaatctcatatatcattttcatgttcccttttaaaataatctttatttttttggcttTATAAAAGCAAATGCAAAAGCCACAAATGTATTACAAAAAAGTTtgcaacataaaaaaaataaattaatatggatattttttcatatactatttcttcatcttcttctgatTCTTCTTCTACATATATACaagaagtgaagaaaaataaaaaaatattaccttcaTATTATTCTTCACTTCATGGAGTTAGAAAAATCCCAACAAAACCTATGACTAAACAACCAATTGCACCATTGCCACCTACACCTCCTAAAATCTATAGAGTCGAACCGATTAATTTTAAGGAAGTTGTCCAAATGCTGACAGCAGCTCCTGAGTTTCAATCCGTCTCTGATGATTCTATCTCCAGTTCTGTTTCTGGTTCTAGTTCTGGTGTCCAAATGTTGACCGCAGCTCCTGAGTTGCAATCTGTCTCTAATAATTCTGTCTCTAGTTCTGATTCTGCCTTTGGCTCTGGTTCTGGTTCTTTTAATTCAAGGCGTTTACAAAATGTGGCTCCTCCACCACTTGATCTCTCACCAGTTTCATTACAAAGAAATAATcgcaataataataacaacaatattagcgCGGTCTACAATGACTCGATAAATGAAGAACAAGAAAGATCACATGTAGCGCCACGAATCCCATCAGAGAATTATTTTGGATCGTGTAGTCCATTGGCTAATTTCCCTCTATCGCCCGCTTCTTTTGCATGGTGTTCTTCTATTCTTTTCAGCCCTGGCACTCTTACTTCACCGAGCACGGTTCTCTAGCTCCCTTTGCCATTTGCCTCAACATCCACTAGCGGAAACAGgattttcatcaaacacctactatatatacataaaaataaaaaaaaattatggctcCGCGGACTCAACTCATTTGACAGTTTGTAACTTATATAATGGTATTACAATTTACTTCAAGAGTTTGAATTGGAACTTACAAATTAAAATAGcacaattcaaacacttgaatttttttttttttacttttcattttcaCCTTTACTTCCTAATGCAAAATATCAGATGTATTATATTTGGTATATGGTTTGTAATTTGTAACCCCTTTATGACTTTTTAATAGCAttaaaatttttactatttatggCATCCCAAAAATggactaataataataaaaaatctttAAGCAAAAAGAGTACTTGCATTGTTGTTTTCTAGCCTGTTTTGGTAATGCATTGTTGTGTCGATCGAAGGTCGAccagaaacagtctctctatccGA from the Capsicum annuum cultivar UCD-10X-F1 chromosome 9, UCD10Xv1.1, whole genome shotgun sequence genome contains:
- the LOC107842255 gene encoding putative uncharacterized protein DDB_G0281733 codes for the protein MDIFSYTISSSSSDSSSTYIQEVKKNKKILPSYYSSLHGVRKIPTKPMTKQPIAPLPPTPPKIYRVEPINFKEVVQMLTAAPEFQSVSDDSISSSVSGSSSGVQMLTAAPELQSVSNNSVSSSDSAFGSGSGSFNSRRLQNVAPPPLDLSPVSLQRNNRNNNNNNISAVYNDSINEEQERSHVAPRIPSENYFGSCSPLANFPLSPASFAWCSSILFSPGTLTSPSTVL